One Salinicoccus roseus genomic region harbors:
- the fni gene encoding type 2 isopentenyl-diphosphate Delta-isomerase has product MNEKINLRSQRKNEHVRHALDQPSQTAMSDFENIRFVHQSIPSVDMEDIDLSTRIGPFEVSRPLYINAMTGGSEWTREINRKLAEVAQATGLPMAVGSMHAALKHPELSDSFTIVRDRHPDGIVFANVGADVSLEGAKRAVEMLRADALQIHINAPQELIMPEGDRNFKSWRTNIENIVEHAGVPVIVKEVGFGMSSETLQILKDIGVKHADVSGRGGTNFASIENTRREKADMAYMSDWGLSTPISLIEAQPFLEDMDILASGGIKTPLDAMKCLALGAKAIGMSRLMLEQVEHHGIEAAIEHVEQFHHQMCKISIMINAQNIEEISSRPIVLSPEIISWQRQRSLDK; this is encoded by the coding sequence ATGAACGAAAAAATAAACTTAAGAAGCCAACGGAAAAATGAACACGTCAGACATGCCCTCGACCAGCCGTCACAGACAGCCATGTCCGACTTCGAAAACATCCGCTTCGTACACCAGTCCATCCCCTCCGTGGATATGGAAGACATTGATCTTTCCACCCGTATCGGCCCCTTTGAGGTTTCACGCCCCCTCTACATCAATGCAATGACCGGGGGAAGTGAATGGACACGCGAAATCAACCGGAAACTGGCGGAAGTAGCCCAGGCCACAGGCCTGCCGATGGCAGTGGGTTCCATGCACGCAGCCTTGAAACACCCCGAGCTCTCGGATTCCTTTACCATTGTCCGGGACAGACACCCCGATGGTATCGTATTCGCCAACGTGGGTGCAGATGTTTCTTTGGAAGGGGCAAAACGGGCCGTGGAGATGCTCCGGGCGGATGCTCTGCAGATACACATCAATGCACCCCAGGAGCTCATCATGCCTGAAGGCGACCGCAACTTCAAATCATGGCGGACCAATATCGAAAATATCGTTGAACATGCCGGGGTACCTGTAATAGTGAAGGAAGTCGGCTTCGGCATGAGCAGTGAGACACTCCAGATACTGAAAGATATTGGTGTAAAACATGCCGATGTTAGCGGCAGGGGCGGTACCAATTTCGCTTCCATAGAAAATACTCGACGTGAGAAGGCTGACATGGCCTACATGAGTGACTGGGGCCTTTCCACGCCCATTTCCCTCATTGAAGCCCAGCCTTTTCTTGAAGATATGGATATCCTGGCAAGCGGAGGCATCAAAACGCCCCTCGATGCGATGAAATGTCTGGCACTCGGGGCGAAAGCCATCGGCATGTCGCGCCTTATGCTGGAACAGGTGGAACACCATGGCATCGAAGCAGCCATCGAACATGTCGAGCAGTTCCACCATCAGATGTGTAAGATATCCA